agagtggccagacagaagccactcctcagtaaaagtttGCCAAATGGTAGCTAAAGGATGCTCagaccatgtgaaacaagattctctggtctgatgaaaccaagattgaactctttggcctgaatgccaagtgtcacgtctggaggaaaccaggcactgctcatcacctggccaatatcATTTCtatggtaaagcatggtggtagcatcatgctttggggatgattttcagtggcaggaactgggagactagtcaggatcgagggacagatgaatggagcaaagtacagagagatccttgatgaatacCTACTCTAGAgttctcaggacctcaaactggggcgaagattcctttcacagccaagacaatgcaggagtggcttcgggacaagtctctgaatgtttttgagtggcccagccagagcccggatttgaacccgatcaaacatctctggagagacctgaaaatagctctgcagcgatgctcccaatccaacctgacagagcttgagaggatctgcagagaagaatggaagaatctcagcaaatacaggtgtaccaagcttgtagcgtcatacacaagaagacttgaggctgtattcactgccaaagatgcttaaacaaagtactgagtaaagggtctgaatacttatgtaaatttgatatttccgtttataatttttttttgcaaaaaaaacaaaactgtttttgctttgtcattactgggtagtgtgtgtagattgatgggggggggggaataatttaatccattttagaataaggctgtaacgtaaaacaaaatgtggtcaaggggtctgaatactttccgaatgcactgtatccataaaaatgatgccatcTTATTCATGATTTCGAcaggctgagaaaagctgcctgcctgtctgtctcatcccaactcccgacacgttcattactatgggacagctggagattgaagtttaaaatatatttttttttttacatacatcGGAGAGACAGAAAGCAAGGTTTACACAAATCTgcactgttgaaaactaaatgttagtctaacagaaatgggagataatgtctagatgcttatCATAGGGGAGATCAAGTTTATTACTTCTCTGACTGGGCTGATGGATTGTGCtgtgagatggaacagagtaaataggcattttaacatcatagatttagacTGTGGTAGCTTGTGGCTAGAATGTGGCTAGAATGTGGATTAACCAATCAGCATCAAGGATTAAACCCAGCTGTTGTATAATCTAGGATACTCTTGGTCATGATGTATTAGATGACTACAACAagtgcatatacagtggggagaagtatttgatacactgccgattttgcaggttttcctacttacaaagcatgtagaggtctgtaatttgtatcataggtacacttaaactgtgagaggcggaatctaaatccagaaaatcatagtgtatgatttttaagaaattaatttgcattttattgcatgacataagtatttgatacatcagaaaagcagaacttaatatttggcacagaaacctttgtttgcaattacagagatcatacgtttgctgtagttcttgaccaggtttgcacacactgcagaagGGATTTTGGCcctctcctccatacagaccttttccagatccttcaggttttggggctgtcgctgggcaataggactttcagctccctccaaggATTTTCTatttgggttcaggtctggagactggctaggccactccaggaccttgagatgcttcttacagagccactccttagttgccctggctgtgtgttttgggtcattgtcatgctggaagacccagccacgacccatcttcaatgctcatactgagggaaggaggttgttggaaAAGAtttcgcgatacatggccccatccatcctcccctcaatacggtgcagttgtaacggatgtgaaatggctagcttgttagcggtgttcgcgctaaatagcgtcacttgctctgagaccttgaagtagtagttccccttgctctgcaagggccgcagcttttgtggagcagtgggtaacgatgcttcgaggggtgactgttgttgatgtttgtagagggtccctggttcgcgcccgggtatgggcgaggatacggtctaaagttatactgttactttgatgctgttgacccggatcactggttgctgcggaaaaggaggaggtcaaaaggggggtgagtgtaacggatgtgaaatggctagctagttagcggtgttcgcactaaatagcgtttcaatcggtgacgtcacttgctctgagaccttgaagtagtagttccccttgctctgcaagggccgcggcttttgtggagcgatgggtaacgatgcttcgaggggtgactgttgttgatgtttgcagagggtccctggttcgcgcccaggtatgtgcaaggggacggtctaaagttacaCTGTTacacagtcatcctgtcccctttgcagaaaagcatccccaaagaatgatgtttccacctccatgcttcacggttggtatagtgttcttggggttgtactcatccttcttcttcctccaaacacagtgagtggagtttagaccaaaaagctctatttttgtctcatcagaccacatgaccttctcccattcctcctctggatcatccagatggtcattggcaaacttcagacgggcctggacatgcgctggcttgagcagggggaccttcatcttgaacttcttccattttctaataattgcgcaaACAGTTgttaccttctcaccaagctgcttgcctattgtcctgtagcccatcccagccttgtgcaggtatACAATTTTTTCTCTGATGTCCTTactcagctctctggtcttggccattgtggagaggttggagtctgtttgattgagtgtgtggacaggtgtcttttatacaggtaacgagttcaaacaagtgcagttaatacaggtaatgagtggagaacatgagggcttcttaaagaaaaactaacaggtctgtgagagctggcaTTCTTACTGGTTgttaggtgatcaaatacttatgtcatgcaataaaatgcaaatgaattacttagaaatcatacaatgtgattttctggatttttgttttagattccgtctctcacagttgaagtgtacctatgataaaaatgacagacctctacatgctaggaaaacatgcaaaatcggcagtgtatcaaatacttgttctccccactgtatttatcTACTACAGGGTCAAGGTTGGGGAGGACCACCTGACCACCTGACTCCACAGCTCCCAactgacagagggacagagagagatgcacaCCTGTTCATTTGGAACACTCAGACATGTGTTACTAATCTGGTAACACAGGTTGGGGACCTGGACAAGTTTGGCTGCAAGAGGGGTTGGATCAAAGCCACAGCCCAAAGGTGGGTTCCAAGGGATCGGGCATCTACCATCCACTATTCAGATTCAGTGGGTTTGGATCAATTGACCCTCTGAGTTTCAACCTTCTCACAGATTCTGGAAGGATTTAAACTATGATTTAGCATGGTTGAGACAAGAAGACTGCAAAGACAGACATTGGTTTACTGGAATTTGTCATATCTTCACAAAGGATAGATTTTTTTACTGAAACTGTGTGTGGAAACTGACATTTTCAATTGTCAAAACAGATAAACTAACATCCCCAGGACACCCAAGAGTTCACAACCATTTCAGACAATATGCACTGCCTTCCTCTTCCTTGTTCATCTTTGCCACGCCCCATAATGTCCGTAAGCCCCACCTTGTTCCTTGGACTAATTCTGTTCCTCCAATGTGGTCCCCCGAGGGCCAGGGCTCAGAATGACACTGAGCCAATCGTGTTGGAGGGGAAGTGCCTGGTGGTTTGTGACTCCACCCCCTCATCGGAACCTTCGGGTAACGCTCTGGGGATGTCGGTGCGGTCGGGGACTGGTCGAGTGGCATTCTCCGCTGTCAGGAACACCAACCACGAACCCTCAGAGATGAGCAACCGTACTATGACCATATATTTTGACCAGGTTAGTgagtgtgacaataaaacattaaCATCCAGGATACAGAATACCTATACTGGCCAAAAGTGAGCGACAAATTTCACCACCAACTGTACCTCAATGAGAGCTTAAGGTAAACTGCTACACCAACAAATTCAccatctcgctctttctctctgcctctgcccgctctctttttctctgtctctctctcctttactttttctcccccacccctctctgtctctctcttctttacatcttctccccccgctctctctttctctctgtctctctctcctttacttcttctcccccacccctctccgtctctctcttctttacatCTTCTCCCCCcgcccctctccgtctctctctttctctcctttgctTCTTCTCCCCCCGCCCCTCTCCggctctctctcctttacttcttctcccccacccctctccgaCTCTCTCTCCTTTACTTCTTCTCCCCCcgcccctctccgtctctctctttctcacctttACTTcatctcccccacccctctccgtctctctctttctctcctttacaTCTTCTCCCCccgcccctctccttctctcctttacATCTTCTCCCCCcgcccctctccgtctctctcttctttacatcttctcccccacccctctccgtCTTTCTCTCCTGTACTtcttctcccccacccctctccgtctctctctttctctcctttactTCTTCTCCCCCcgcccctctccgtctctctcttatTTACTTattctcccccacccctctccgtctctctatttctctcctttaCTTCttctccccccacccctctccgtctctctctttctctccttttcttcttctcccccacccctctccgtctctctctttccctttctctctctcagatccTTGTGAATGTGGGCAGCCATTTTGATCCAGCACGGAGCATCTTCGTGGCGCCTAGAACAGGAGTCTATAGTTTCTGTTTCAACGTGGTCAAGGTCTATAACCGACAGACCATTCAGGTGAGACAAACACAAGGACACAAATACAAAGTTGATGCCCTACACAAAACAATGTCAGGGTGTGCATAGGAAGGTAAGGTAATTCGAAAGACCATGATTAATCTTGTTCCTTGTCTCCTGCCccgtctatctctctctattctatatcgctctctctccctctacccctccacctcccgttcccctccccctccctctatccctttctTTCAGGTGAGTCTGGTTTTAAATGGACATCCGATCATCTCAGCCTTTGCCGGGGACCAAGACGTGACCAGGGAAGCAGCCACCAACGCTGGCTTGGTCACCATGGAGAGAGGAGATAAGGCTTATCTCAAACTGGAGAGAGGGAACCTGATGGGGGGATGGAAATACTCCACCTTCTCTGGGTTTCTGGTGTTTCCTTTGTAAGAATGGatgggggaaggggagggagagacgaggGGGAGGAATGTGGTGAGATAggagtgagagaataagagatggGTAAGCAAGTGAGTGATGGGATAAATCGAGAGGacgtgagagatagagagagggagggagagaggataggatgTGAAAGAGATAGAGGACaagacagactgaggaggagtttGTATAACAAAGGAGGAGGAGTTTGTATTACAAAGGAGGAGTTTGTATCACAAAGGGGGAGGGGTTTTGTATTACAAAGGAGGAGTTTGTATCACAAAGGAGGAGGAGTTTTTAATCACAAAATCCTGAATGGTACCATTTTGCAATAGACTTTTTTCTATACACTGCTCCAGCATATGAATGATACTGTAGATCGTACAGTAGGTGTCATGCTTGTGTATTGTGGATCGTATTCAACTTCCTTTGATGCATGAAATGCTAATAatgacataataataataataattacatagAAATAATAATTGTTCTAAAGGTAATAAAAGACAATGGAATCTTTGTAGGTAAAGATCAATCAAGGACAGGCTTAACTGAATGAACAACAGAGACAGAATGTAATCTGGCATTTTATTGTATAGTTTTGGGGTATGGCCTCGTCGCTGAGGAATGCTACTTGGAGCAAGATGATGATGACAGGTAGCCCTATGATGGGCAGCTGGCATCGAACCACCCCACCCCCCTACTCTGATATACTTTATGAATGCAGGCCCAGATCAGAAATGTAATCATAAGGGTGACACTGTAACTGTATAATAGAAGTTGACcttaccacagatctaggatcagattctaTGATTCTATGCTCCCTATGATAACCTCAACTGTTTGGGAGATGACATAAAATCTAACCCTGAATCAGTA
The genomic region above belongs to Oncorhynchus kisutch isolate 150728-3 linkage group LG16, Okis_V2, whole genome shotgun sequence and contains:
- the LOC109906368 gene encoding cerebellin-1-like; this encodes MHCLPLPCSSLPRPIMSVSPTLFLGLILFLQCGPPRARAQNDTEPIVLEGKCLVVCDSTPSSEPSGNALGMSVRSGTGRVAFSAVRNTNHEPSEMSNRTMTIYFDQILVNVGSHFDPARSIFVAPRTGVYSFCFNVVKVYNRQTIQVSLVLNGHPIISAFAGDQDVTREAATNAGLVTMERGDKAYLKLERGNLMGGWKYSTFSGFLVFPL